In Pieris rapae chromosome 18, ilPieRapa1.1, whole genome shotgun sequence, one genomic interval encodes:
- the LOC110999591 gene encoding WEB family protein At3g02930, chloroplastic isoform X3 codes for MEYDTGQPSPPGVRSSAFQCKTEESKINTPARTSISNMLPTPKGVENAKKRLRAFSIQKKTPITPIVAPKPAGSGNTTVLIGKLSGIKPTLKREEDPDPKVPKLPKPPKPGSERKAWQDTYSELQRRTQAEIEDMKRKMELVDLGIPLGLICPSSTSDTAMPTKAMPPIKSFIDPSKVDELIREAKKAKLEGKPFKFDYRKLLPDYDNPFQRKKDEKDEKDKKHSRRKSDLKDRKDKYGSRRYSDHRKDNKVKERTKDRKQKVLEVASKKVELNAKEDVHFGDFVVCDSWSLDNEDTNISSPKTDKSDSQSSALERKNYKEPSELLRASAAKKNEIIKRVTTDNRIKIQPIVDTFKFETDDNNEDVLNIFDAETNIDKFATARSTKLSLYDSPNKKSIDLDDTSRDLSLDDTFLESVINEIKVEELNEDDSQDKGLVEYESPNNDDTPNTSVSESVTPEIVEKEKKHEYCDGYRSSESGYKTSDTAESYKSGIEFRLSIEKELDDALNADKMSKVNLDSLEAWTFVLKICQPLLFRHDKNQCYKETQSTPKLWYSTNPKLCSCVKERDVVYEELENNKMNLVDRVYGCDQISEVTASKCRNWYPSGNNCLVESKLQLSSEWEADDSQQSLGEERRSLTPKTEELDLDREYHRFMEAVWPDVIETKKETSGSTTPVQENRKKRKEDNDTREEEKRTKKMKLSSEGWSQESEVEEDDRSKKKNEKAKSRKRKHSTSISSSSDSEEDSRKKNKALKKKAMKKAKSKSAKRRRIGRKLLKKLKEKQKKSKKKIENDSDSVKSKKSKKRKSVKDKKKDKKRKKTKKVSSSSSSSSSSDSESERKSSKKNREKNRKGRKASSETQNEIMVDANILNNIKTEKTTDDEESKLMEFSPRRQKPREIINVKELQNDFVGNTHVKEEIEEKIEKVRNDKEKEAEAVEESKSPIVESKKSECGLKESPIESEVQPTEPVKPDENSQSSSQASVYSAKNEDSKSTDVQDYEKDESHLRPPSQNSNYSFKDVMDASGYKEEKFESYEPAEYDVCEQMAMAYQSDVAGQAGSPIDTSVSRIETVVRVRSCGEITCDWRPGHDPADPIPHRPSRWGLKPGEVNIVLTGGDTRPVYKIQSLANRNENNTPISYDEAYMDTYGASDRLQYGDCFASEIPKPDTAVPVEGQEDKRSTLDDRISQALRETVLGDVAKELPGEERGTSEKTGTGEPRLPSKRVRFADGYTPGQDSDTEPPPAKKRRVRRSGCAWPCPSTHPDHVSLWDALPPPPPPPGDPPPRRMRPRVPEALLGGRMGVGVGVGGFMPPEPPPGLIALH; via the exons ATGGAATATGACACAGGTCAACCGTCACCTCCAGGTGTGAGGAGTTCTgcg TTTCAATGTAAAACCGAGGAATCCAAAATTAACACTCCTGCAAGAACTTCTATCTCCAATATGCTTCCAACTCCTAAAGGTGTGGAAAATGCGAAGAAACGACTACGAGCGTTCTCTATTCAAAAAAAGACTCCTATTACTCCTATTGTAGCTCCTAAGCCTGCTGGGTCCGGCA ACACAACAGTGTTAATTGGGAAGCTAAGTGGAATAAAGCCAACTCTGAAACGTGAAGAAGACCCTGACCCTAAAGTTCCCAAACTTCCTAAACCACCAAAACCTGGTTCAGAAAGAAAAGCTTGGCAAG ATACCTATTCAGAGTTGCAACGACGGACACAAGCGGAAATTGAAGATATGAAGAGAAAGATGGAGTTAGTTGATCTTGGCATCCCATTGGGTCTGATATGTCCATCATCTACTAGTGATACTGCAATGCCCACAAAGGCTATGCCACCCATTAAGTCTTTTATag aTCCTTCCAAAGTAGATGAATTAATTCGTGAAGCCAAAAAAGCCAAACTGGAAGGAAAGCCATTCAAATTTGACTACAGAAAGTTGCTGCCTGACTATGACAATccatttcaaagaaaaaaagacGAAAAAGACGAGAAGGATAAGAAACACAGTCGGCGGAAAAGTGACTTGAAAGATAGAAAGGATAAATACGGTTCAAGGCGCTATTCGGATCACAGAAAAGATAACAAAGTTAAAGAACGCACCAAAGATAGAAAACAAAAGGTGTTAGAAGTTGCTTCAAAAAAGGTTGAACTTAATGCTAAAGAAGATGTTCACTTTGGTGATTTCGTAGTTTGTGATAGTTGGTCACTCGATAATGAAGATACCAATATATCTAGCCCAAAAACAGATAAATCAGATTCTCAGAGTTCAGCACTAGAAAGAAAGAATTATAAAGAACCGTCAGAGTTGCTAAGAGCCAGCGCTGCAAAAaagaatgaaattattaaaagagttaCAACCgacaatagaataaaaattcagCCAATTGTGGACACGTTTAAATTTGAGACTGACGATAATAATGAAgatgtattgaatatttttgatgCGGAGAcgaatattgataaatttgcAACAGCACGATCCACAAAGCTGTCGTTGTATGATTCGCCGAACAAAAAATCCATAGATTTAGACGATACTTCAAGAGATTTATCGTTGGACGATACATTTTTAGAATCGGTGATAAATGAAATCAAGGTAGAGGAACTAAATGAAGACGACAGTCAAGATAAGGGGCTGGTCGAATACGAATCACCAAATAATGACGATACACCAAATACTTCCGTAAGTGAGTCTGTTACACCTGAAATAGTagagaaagaaaagaaacacGAGTACTGCGACGGCTACAGGTCAAGTGAAAGCGGCTATAAAACGAGTGACACGGCCGAAAGTTACAAGTCGGGCATAGAATTTCGTCTATCAATTGAAAAGGAGCTGGACGATGCGTTAAATGCAGATAAAATGTCGAAGGTCAATTTAGATTCCTTGGAAGCATGGACGTTTGTTTTGAAGATATGTCAGCCATTGTTATTTCGGCATGACAAGAACCAGTGCTACAA AGAGACACAATCAACACCAAAGCTATGGTACTCAACAAATCCAAAATTATGTTCTTGTGTGAAAGAAAGGGATGTCGTTTATGAAGAACTGGAGAACAACAAGATGAACTTAGTTGACCGGGTCTACGGATGCGATCA AATATCTGAAGTGACTGCATCCAAGTGTCGTAACTGGTATCCATCGGGTAATAATTGTCTTGTCGAGAGTAAACTGCAGCTCTCGAGTGAATGGGAGGCAGATGACAGTCAACAGTCACTCGGAGAAGAGAGGAGATCTCTCACTCCTAAGACAGAAGAGTTGGACCTGGATAGGGAGTACCATAG GTTTATGGAAGCTGTATGGCCAGATGTGATAGAGACCAAAAAGGAAACATCGGGAAGTACCACCCCCGTGCAAGAAAATAGAAAGAAGAGAAAGGAAGATAACGATACAAGGGAAGAAGAAAAGAGAACGAAGAAGATGAAGTTGAGCAGTGAAGGATGGAGTCAAGAGTCTGAAGTGGAAGAGGATGATAGGAG caaaaagaaaaatgagAAAGCGAAGAGCAGAAAGAGAAAACACTCCACATCAATATCGTCTTCGTCGGACAGCGAAGAAGATTcgagaaagaaaaataaagcaCTTAAAAAGAAG GCAATGAAAAAGGCGAAATCCAAATCAGCTAAGCGTCGGCGCATCGGTAGAAAACttttgaagaaattaaaagaaaagcagaagaaaagtaaaaagaaaattgaaaacgATTCTGACAGTG taaaaTCCAAGAAATCCAAGAAAAGAAAATCGGTAAAGGATAAAAAGAAAgataaaaagagaaaaaagacaaaaaaagtGAGCAGCAGTAGCAGCAGTAGTTCCTCTTCAGATAGTGAAAGCGAAAGGAAGTCGAGCAAGAAGAACAGAGAAAAGAACAGAAAAGGAAGGAAGGCCTCATCGGAAACGCAAAACGAAATTATGGTTGACGcgaacatattaaataacattaaaaccgAAAAAACAACCGACGATGAGGAATCAAAATTGATGGAATTTTCACCGAGACGACAGAAACCCCGAGAAATCATCAACGTCAAGGAGTTACAGAACGATTTCGTCGGGAATACACATGTCAAAGAGGAGATCGAAGAAAAGATTGAGAAAGTGAGAAATGATAAAGAGAAAGAGGCGGAAGCAGTAGAAGAGTCTAAAAGCCCAATCGTCGAGAGTAAGAAAAGTGAATGCGGTTTAAAG GAATCACCAATCGAGAGCGAGGTCCAGCCAACGGAACCGGTGAAGCCAGACGAGAACTCGCAATCCTCCTCCCAAGCGTCCGTTTACAGCGCGAAG AACGAAGACTCCAAGTCGACGGACGTCCAGGACTACGAGAAGGACGAGAGCCATCTGCGTCCGCCCTCTCAGAACTCCAACTACAGTTTCAAGGACGTCATGGACGCCAGCGGCTACAAGGAGGAGAAGTTCGAGAGCTACGAGCCGGCCGAGTACGACGTCTGCGAGCAGATGGCGATGGCCTATCAGAGCGACGTGGCCGGTCAG GCCGGATCCCCGATCGACACGAGCGTCTCCCGCATAGAGACCGTGGTGCGCGTGCGCAGCTGCGGAGAGATCACTTGCGATTGGAGACCGGGACACGACCCCGCCGACCCCATACCCCACAGGCCTTCGCGATGGG GTTTGAAGCCCGGTGAAGTAAACATTGTGTTGACTGGCGGAGACACTCGCCCCGTGTACAAGATCCAGAGCCTGGCCAacagaaatgaaaataatacgCCCATAAG CTACGACGAAGCCTACATGGACACGTACGGCGCATCCGATCGGCTGCAGTACGGCGATTGTTTTGCCTCAGAAATCCCAAAACCTGACACAGCGGTGCCCGTCGAGGGGCAGGAGGACAAACGGAGCACCCTCGACGACAGGATCAGCCAGGCTCTCAGAGAGACAG TGCTGGGTGATGTCGCGAAGGAGCTCCCTGGAGAAGAGCGTGGGACCAGCGAAAAGACTGGAACAGG CGAGCCCCGCCTGCCAAGTAAACGGGTCCGATTCGCGGACGGGTACACTCCCGGACAGGACTCCGACACGGAGCCTCCGCCCGCCAAGAAGAGAAGAGTCCGGCGCTCGGGCTGCGCCTGGCCGTGCCCTTCGACTCACCCGGACCACGTGTCTCTTTGGGACGCCTTGCCGCCCCCCCCTCCGCCGCCGGGGGACCCGCCCCCCAGGAGGATGAGGCCCAGAG TTCCAGAGGCACTGCTAGGCGGAAGAATGGGCGTGGGCGTCGGCGTGGGCGGGTTCATGCCGCCGGAACCTCCGCCCGGGCTCATAGCTCTGCACTGA
- the LOC110999591 gene encoding WEB family protein At3g02930, chloroplastic isoform X2 — protein sequence MTQVNRHLQFQCKTEESKINTPARTSISNMLPTPKGVENAKKRLRAFSIQKKTPITPIVAPKPAGSGNTTVLIGKLSGIKPTLKREEDPDPKVPKLPKPPKPGSERKAWQDTYSELQRRTQAEIEDMKRKMELVDLGIPLGLICPSSTSDTAMPTKAMPPIKSFIDPSKVDELIREAKKAKLEGKPFKFDYRKLLPDYDNPFQRKKDEKDEKDKKHSRRKSDLKDRKDKYGSRRYSDHRKDNKVKERTKDRKQKVLEVASKKVELNAKEDVHFGDFVVCDSWSLDNEDTNISSPKTDKSDSQSSALERKNYKEPSELLRASAAKKNEIIKRVTTDNRIKIQPIVDTFKFETDDNNEDVLNIFDAETNIDKFATARSTKLSLYDSPNKKSIDLDDTSRDLSLDDTFLESVINEIKVEELNEDDSQDKGLVEYESPNNDDTPNTSVSESVTPEIVEKEKKHEYCDGYRSSESGYKTSDTAESYKSGIEFRLSIEKELDDALNADKMSKVNLDSLEAWTFVLKICQPLLFRHDKNQCYKETQSTPKLWYSTNPKLCSCVKERDVVYEELENNKMNLVDRVYGCDQISEVTASKCRNWYPSGNNCLVESKLQLSSEWEADDSQQSLGEERRSLTPKTEELDLDREYHRFMEAVWPDVIETKKETSGSTTPVQENRKKRKEDNDTREEEKRTKKMKLSSEGWSQESEVEEDDRSKKKNEKAKSRKRKHSTSISSSSDSEEDSRKKNKALKKKAMKKAKSKSAKRRRIGRKLLKKLKEKQKKSKKKIENDSDSVKSKKSKKRKSVKDKKKDKKRKKTKKVSSSSSSSSSSDSESERKSSKKNREKNRKGRKASSETQNEIMVDANILNNIKTEKTTDDEESKLMEFSPRRQKPREIINVKELQNDFVGNTHVKEEIEEKIEKVRNDKEKEAEAVEESKSPIVESKKSECGLKDDSDDADPEASIIYEVGDKQESPIESEVQPTEPVKPDENSQSSSQASVYSAKNEDSKSTDVQDYEKDESHLRPPSQNSNYSFKDVMDASGYKEEKFESYEPAEYDVCEQMAMAYQSDVAGQAGSPIDTSVSRIETVVRVRSCGEITCDWRPGHDPADPIPHRPSRWGLKPGEVNIVLTGGDTRPVYKIQSLANRNENNTPISYDEAYMDTYGASDRLQYGDCFASEIPKPDTAVPVEGQEDKRSTLDDRISQALRETVLGDVAKELPGEERGTSEKTGTGEPRLPSKRVRFADGYTPGQDSDTEPPPAKKRRVRRSGCAWPCPSTHPDHVSLWDALPPPPPPPGDPPPRRMRPRVPEALLGGRMGVGVGVGGFMPPEPPPGLIALH from the exons ATGACACAGGTCAACCGTCACCTCCAG TTTCAATGTAAAACCGAGGAATCCAAAATTAACACTCCTGCAAGAACTTCTATCTCCAATATGCTTCCAACTCCTAAAGGTGTGGAAAATGCGAAGAAACGACTACGAGCGTTCTCTATTCAAAAAAAGACTCCTATTACTCCTATTGTAGCTCCTAAGCCTGCTGGGTCCGGCA ACACAACAGTGTTAATTGGGAAGCTAAGTGGAATAAAGCCAACTCTGAAACGTGAAGAAGACCCTGACCCTAAAGTTCCCAAACTTCCTAAACCACCAAAACCTGGTTCAGAAAGAAAAGCTTGGCAAG ATACCTATTCAGAGTTGCAACGACGGACACAAGCGGAAATTGAAGATATGAAGAGAAAGATGGAGTTAGTTGATCTTGGCATCCCATTGGGTCTGATATGTCCATCATCTACTAGTGATACTGCAATGCCCACAAAGGCTATGCCACCCATTAAGTCTTTTATag aTCCTTCCAAAGTAGATGAATTAATTCGTGAAGCCAAAAAAGCCAAACTGGAAGGAAAGCCATTCAAATTTGACTACAGAAAGTTGCTGCCTGACTATGACAATccatttcaaagaaaaaaagacGAAAAAGACGAGAAGGATAAGAAACACAGTCGGCGGAAAAGTGACTTGAAAGATAGAAAGGATAAATACGGTTCAAGGCGCTATTCGGATCACAGAAAAGATAACAAAGTTAAAGAACGCACCAAAGATAGAAAACAAAAGGTGTTAGAAGTTGCTTCAAAAAAGGTTGAACTTAATGCTAAAGAAGATGTTCACTTTGGTGATTTCGTAGTTTGTGATAGTTGGTCACTCGATAATGAAGATACCAATATATCTAGCCCAAAAACAGATAAATCAGATTCTCAGAGTTCAGCACTAGAAAGAAAGAATTATAAAGAACCGTCAGAGTTGCTAAGAGCCAGCGCTGCAAAAaagaatgaaattattaaaagagttaCAACCgacaatagaataaaaattcagCCAATTGTGGACACGTTTAAATTTGAGACTGACGATAATAATGAAgatgtattgaatatttttgatgCGGAGAcgaatattgataaatttgcAACAGCACGATCCACAAAGCTGTCGTTGTATGATTCGCCGAACAAAAAATCCATAGATTTAGACGATACTTCAAGAGATTTATCGTTGGACGATACATTTTTAGAATCGGTGATAAATGAAATCAAGGTAGAGGAACTAAATGAAGACGACAGTCAAGATAAGGGGCTGGTCGAATACGAATCACCAAATAATGACGATACACCAAATACTTCCGTAAGTGAGTCTGTTACACCTGAAATAGTagagaaagaaaagaaacacGAGTACTGCGACGGCTACAGGTCAAGTGAAAGCGGCTATAAAACGAGTGACACGGCCGAAAGTTACAAGTCGGGCATAGAATTTCGTCTATCAATTGAAAAGGAGCTGGACGATGCGTTAAATGCAGATAAAATGTCGAAGGTCAATTTAGATTCCTTGGAAGCATGGACGTTTGTTTTGAAGATATGTCAGCCATTGTTATTTCGGCATGACAAGAACCAGTGCTACAA AGAGACACAATCAACACCAAAGCTATGGTACTCAACAAATCCAAAATTATGTTCTTGTGTGAAAGAAAGGGATGTCGTTTATGAAGAACTGGAGAACAACAAGATGAACTTAGTTGACCGGGTCTACGGATGCGATCA AATATCTGAAGTGACTGCATCCAAGTGTCGTAACTGGTATCCATCGGGTAATAATTGTCTTGTCGAGAGTAAACTGCAGCTCTCGAGTGAATGGGAGGCAGATGACAGTCAACAGTCACTCGGAGAAGAGAGGAGATCTCTCACTCCTAAGACAGAAGAGTTGGACCTGGATAGGGAGTACCATAG GTTTATGGAAGCTGTATGGCCAGATGTGATAGAGACCAAAAAGGAAACATCGGGAAGTACCACCCCCGTGCAAGAAAATAGAAAGAAGAGAAAGGAAGATAACGATACAAGGGAAGAAGAAAAGAGAACGAAGAAGATGAAGTTGAGCAGTGAAGGATGGAGTCAAGAGTCTGAAGTGGAAGAGGATGATAGGAG caaaaagaaaaatgagAAAGCGAAGAGCAGAAAGAGAAAACACTCCACATCAATATCGTCTTCGTCGGACAGCGAAGAAGATTcgagaaagaaaaataaagcaCTTAAAAAGAAG GCAATGAAAAAGGCGAAATCCAAATCAGCTAAGCGTCGGCGCATCGGTAGAAAACttttgaagaaattaaaagaaaagcagaagaaaagtaaaaagaaaattgaaaacgATTCTGACAGTG taaaaTCCAAGAAATCCAAGAAAAGAAAATCGGTAAAGGATAAAAAGAAAgataaaaagagaaaaaagacaaaaaaagtGAGCAGCAGTAGCAGCAGTAGTTCCTCTTCAGATAGTGAAAGCGAAAGGAAGTCGAGCAAGAAGAACAGAGAAAAGAACAGAAAAGGAAGGAAGGCCTCATCGGAAACGCAAAACGAAATTATGGTTGACGcgaacatattaaataacattaaaaccgAAAAAACAACCGACGATGAGGAATCAAAATTGATGGAATTTTCACCGAGACGACAGAAACCCCGAGAAATCATCAACGTCAAGGAGTTACAGAACGATTTCGTCGGGAATACACATGTCAAAGAGGAGATCGAAGAAAAGATTGAGAAAGTGAGAAATGATAAAGAGAAAGAGGCGGAAGCAGTAGAAGAGTCTAAAAGCCCAATCGTCGAGAGTAAGAAAAGTGAATGCGGTTTAAAG GATGACTCTGATGATGCAGACCCAGAAGCCAGCATCATATATGAAGTTGGAGATAAACAG GAATCACCAATCGAGAGCGAGGTCCAGCCAACGGAACCGGTGAAGCCAGACGAGAACTCGCAATCCTCCTCCCAAGCGTCCGTTTACAGCGCGAAG AACGAAGACTCCAAGTCGACGGACGTCCAGGACTACGAGAAGGACGAGAGCCATCTGCGTCCGCCCTCTCAGAACTCCAACTACAGTTTCAAGGACGTCATGGACGCCAGCGGCTACAAGGAGGAGAAGTTCGAGAGCTACGAGCCGGCCGAGTACGACGTCTGCGAGCAGATGGCGATGGCCTATCAGAGCGACGTGGCCGGTCAG GCCGGATCCCCGATCGACACGAGCGTCTCCCGCATAGAGACCGTGGTGCGCGTGCGCAGCTGCGGAGAGATCACTTGCGATTGGAGACCGGGACACGACCCCGCCGACCCCATACCCCACAGGCCTTCGCGATGGG GTTTGAAGCCCGGTGAAGTAAACATTGTGTTGACTGGCGGAGACACTCGCCCCGTGTACAAGATCCAGAGCCTGGCCAacagaaatgaaaataatacgCCCATAAG CTACGACGAAGCCTACATGGACACGTACGGCGCATCCGATCGGCTGCAGTACGGCGATTGTTTTGCCTCAGAAATCCCAAAACCTGACACAGCGGTGCCCGTCGAGGGGCAGGAGGACAAACGGAGCACCCTCGACGACAGGATCAGCCAGGCTCTCAGAGAGACAG TGCTGGGTGATGTCGCGAAGGAGCTCCCTGGAGAAGAGCGTGGGACCAGCGAAAAGACTGGAACAGG CGAGCCCCGCCTGCCAAGTAAACGGGTCCGATTCGCGGACGGGTACACTCCCGGACAGGACTCCGACACGGAGCCTCCGCCCGCCAAGAAGAGAAGAGTCCGGCGCTCGGGCTGCGCCTGGCCGTGCCCTTCGACTCACCCGGACCACGTGTCTCTTTGGGACGCCTTGCCGCCCCCCCCTCCGCCGCCGGGGGACCCGCCCCCCAGGAGGATGAGGCCCAGAG TTCCAGAGGCACTGCTAGGCGGAAGAATGGGCGTGGGCGTCGGCGTGGGCGGGTTCATGCCGCCGGAACCTCCGCCCGGGCTCATAGCTCTGCACTGA